In Ectothiorhodosinus mongolicus, one DNA window encodes the following:
- the glp gene encoding gephyrin-like molybdotransferase Glp: protein MPDLYPVELALEKMLEGVAPQGVEQCDLGLAAGRILADSMMATMDVPAFDNSAMDGYALHHIDAGKALKVSQRIAAGVQASALQPGTCARIFTGGQVPPGADCVIAQESTESKGEDEVWIPEGLRAGNNIRPQGCDVRQGEVCLTAGSILEAAALGQLASQGFTRVPVRIRPRLVLLTTGDELIEPGKPLAPGQIYNSNQPMLCRLLERFGAEVVGAWHAPDSYEKTCELLQQAALKSDLVVSTGGVSVGEEDHVKAALQSLGSLEVWRLDLRPGKPLAYGHLPGSQQRSIPFVGLPGNPVSGYVGAWLFLRPLLAKMLACPRRLELPRIQAEAQFEAQNGPRRHYMRVRLNYQSSPPKAEAYLDQSSGVLSSCVQADALACVPGDMRVSQGDLLDCFLLVHD from the coding sequence ATGCCTGATTTATATCCTGTGGAGTTGGCCCTGGAGAAAATGCTCGAGGGCGTGGCGCCTCAGGGCGTCGAACAATGTGATCTAGGCTTAGCTGCCGGGCGGATCTTGGCAGATTCCATGATGGCCACCATGGATGTACCCGCCTTTGATAATAGCGCGATGGACGGTTATGCCCTACACCATATCGATGCGGGTAAAGCGTTAAAGGTCTCCCAGCGCATTGCCGCAGGGGTTCAGGCCAGCGCTCTACAGCCTGGCACCTGTGCCCGTATTTTCACTGGCGGCCAAGTGCCTCCGGGCGCAGATTGCGTCATTGCTCAGGAAAGCACAGAGTCGAAGGGCGAAGATGAGGTGTGGATTCCGGAGGGATTGCGGGCTGGCAATAACATTCGTCCGCAGGGCTGTGATGTGCGACAGGGTGAGGTTTGCCTCACCGCCGGCAGTATTCTGGAAGCTGCAGCGCTCGGTCAGCTGGCCAGTCAGGGTTTCACCCGAGTTCCGGTGCGCATCCGCCCACGCCTCGTCTTATTGACGACCGGGGATGAACTCATTGAACCGGGCAAACCCTTGGCTCCGGGCCAAATCTATAACTCCAATCAACCCATGCTTTGCCGTCTTTTGGAGCGTTTTGGGGCAGAAGTTGTTGGCGCTTGGCACGCGCCCGATAGCTATGAAAAAACCTGTGAATTGCTGCAACAAGCAGCGCTCAAGTCCGATTTAGTGGTATCCACGGGTGGCGTTAGTGTTGGCGAAGAGGATCACGTGAAAGCGGCTCTGCAGTCCTTGGGCTCGCTTGAGGTCTGGCGTTTGGATTTAAGGCCCGGAAAGCCCCTGGCCTATGGTCATCTGCCTGGGTCGCAGCAGCGTTCCATTCCTTTTGTCGGTTTGCCAGGAAACCCAGTTTCAGGCTATGTTGGGGCATGGTTATTTCTGCGGCCTTTGCTGGCAAAAATGCTGGCGTGCCCGCGTCGTCTTGAGTTGCCACGAATTCAGGCCGAGGCGCAATTTGAAGCTCAGAACGGACCGCGTCGTCATTACATGCGGGTACGTTTGAATTACCAAAGTTCTCCTCCCAAAGCCGAGGCCTATCTGGATCAAAGTTCGGGTGTTCTGTCTTCCTGTGTGCAGGCCGATGCCTTAGCTTGCGTACCTGGCGATATGCGGGTCAGTCAGGGCGATTTATTGGACTGCTTTTTGCTCGTGCATGACTGA
- a CDS encoding sulfite oxidase — protein sequence MKKSGKTEVEQVRGVLENAGARAETLELFDEVTSRRQFLGRSGAALALMGFGAGSAAAMQGLFGQGLVPAAWAGQLEGIEDDQARAALTQAGKEGLHIYNARPVNGEPDPWLLKDAVTPIKHHFIRNNDLISSRAMDRNPQGWRLTIDGEVNRTTHFTLDQLQSMRTVTLSLPIECGGNGRAFFDPPVRGNQWKRCAIGCSEWTGVPLRELLNAAGVKDTAVYTGHYGEEPILGNRPPFSRGIPIDKAMEEHTIVAFKMNGEDLPAVHGYPVRLVVPGWYGSCSHKWLNKITLRDREHDGRGMMGYSYRMPAYPVAPGARPPEEDMVVGGPWLIKSIITGPKDDAEFRAGETVTVTGHAWAGEGRVRRVSISTDFGNTWQRARLARPANKYAWAQFEGEVTLPGRGYYEIWARAEDRDGNIQPQVQAWNPRGYEGNVVHRVPVMVSA from the coding sequence ATGAAGAAGTCAGGCAAGACGGAAGTAGAGCAGGTTCGTGGAGTCTTGGAAAACGCCGGCGCGCGCGCCGAAACACTCGAGCTTTTTGATGAAGTGACCTCTCGCCGTCAGTTTCTGGGACGTAGCGGGGCTGCCTTAGCGCTGATGGGTTTTGGAGCGGGGTCAGCAGCGGCGATGCAGGGCCTGTTTGGACAAGGTCTGGTGCCAGCCGCGTGGGCTGGGCAATTGGAAGGGATTGAAGATGACCAAGCTCGTGCGGCGCTGACGCAGGCCGGCAAAGAAGGCTTGCATATCTACAACGCCCGTCCTGTCAATGGTGAACCAGATCCCTGGCTGCTTAAAGATGCGGTCACGCCCATTAAACATCATTTCATTCGCAACAATGACCTGATTTCTTCCCGCGCTATGGATCGTAATCCTCAAGGCTGGCGCCTGACCATTGATGGTGAAGTGAATCGCACCACTCATTTCACACTGGATCAGCTGCAGTCAATGCGTACCGTGACTCTTTCGCTACCCATTGAGTGTGGCGGAAATGGGCGGGCCTTCTTTGACCCACCGGTTCGCGGTAACCAGTGGAAGCGCTGCGCGATTGGTTGCTCTGAATGGACGGGTGTGCCTCTGCGTGAACTGCTGAATGCCGCTGGCGTAAAAGATACCGCAGTTTACACGGGTCATTATGGCGAAGAGCCAATTCTCGGCAATCGTCCTCCCTTCTCACGCGGCATTCCCATTGACAAAGCCATGGAAGAGCACACCATTGTTGCCTTCAAGATGAACGGTGAAGATCTTCCAGCTGTCCATGGCTATCCTGTGCGTTTGGTGGTGCCGGGTTGGTATGGCAGCTGTTCCCACAAGTGGTTGAACAAGATCACTCTGCGAGATCGCGAGCACGACGGCCGGGGTATGATGGGTTATTCCTATCGAATGCCTGCCTATCCGGTCGCCCCGGGTGCTCGCCCACCTGAAGAAGATATGGTGGTTGGTGGTCCTTGGCTCATTAAGTCCATCATCACAGGCCCCAAAGATGACGCTGAGTTCCGCGCTGGTGAGACGGTGACTGTCACCGGGCATGCTTGGGCCGGTGAGGGCCGCGTTCGTCGCGTCTCTATCTCCACTGACTTCGGCAATACTTGGCAACGGGCTCGTTTGGCGCGTCCTGCCAATAAGTATGCTTGGGCACAGTTTGAGGGTGAAGTGACCTTGCCCGGTCGTGGTTACTATGAAATCTGGGCACGTGCCGAGGATCGAGATGGCAACATCCAACCTCAGGTCCAGGCCTGGAATCCGCGTGGCTATGAGGGCAATGTCGTGCACCGCGTGCCGGTGATGGTGTCGGCCTGA
- a CDS encoding hydantoinase/oxoprolinase family protein produces MLAIGIDTGGTFTDFIWHDGQCWRVHKRLSTPANPAQAVLEGLAHIIDSLQLQDCKVVHGSTVATNALLERRGAVTALITNTGFEDVIEIGRQQRPKLYDLKAKRAPALVARDCRFGVAGRIDTQGHEITPLDTAAVQQLKSAIAERGIESIAISLLFSFNTPEHELAVANILQDLELPLSLSHEILPEFREYERSSTTVINAYVAPKMRTYIRYLQDSLPPRSLRIMQSNGGSISAETAMRESVRTILSGPAGGAVAALEMGKAAGFDKIMSFDMGGTSTDVALLDRALPMTMESHIADHPIKVPMINIHTVGAGGGSIAWADMGGALRVGPQSAGADPGPACYGCGQDVTVTDANLYLGRLVAEHFLGGHMSLDKSRINAPMNQLAKVLDVPADELADGILRVANATMERALRVISVERGHDPREFTLVCFGGAGGLHAADLARELGISQVLIPCRPGTLSASGMLLADVIKDYSQTLMLGDTSTMLDALAAPLETLQRRATEELKSEGIRPSQITIQAYADMRYQGQSFEIMVPLDADPIAGFHRLHEKLYGYCDPQKPTEMVTLRVRAIGEPAKPPMERIKSGEASPPHAQLGTQTVYFDGEWLDTTIWDRKALLAGNQILGPAIIVEYTSTVVVPPFAHLRVDDWGNLILQIKTSEEAN; encoded by the coding sequence ATGTTGGCAATCGGTATCGATACAGGCGGAACTTTCACTGACTTCATTTGGCATGATGGGCAGTGCTGGCGGGTGCACAAAAGACTGTCAACACCCGCCAATCCTGCTCAAGCCGTACTCGAGGGCCTCGCGCATATCATCGACTCACTGCAGCTGCAGGATTGCAAAGTGGTGCATGGCTCAACAGTGGCGACCAATGCCCTTCTTGAACGCCGCGGCGCGGTGACCGCGCTGATTACCAATACTGGCTTTGAGGATGTGATTGAAATTGGCCGCCAGCAACGTCCCAAGCTCTATGACCTCAAGGCCAAACGCGCGCCCGCTCTGGTAGCGAGAGACTGTCGTTTCGGTGTAGCTGGCCGCATCGACACCCAAGGCCATGAGATCACACCCCTGGATACCGCAGCGGTACAACAATTGAAATCAGCCATCGCCGAGAGAGGCATTGAGTCTATTGCCATCTCATTGCTGTTTTCCTTCAACACCCCAGAACATGAGTTAGCGGTTGCAAACATACTTCAAGACCTAGAGCTACCGCTTTCCTTATCCCATGAAATCCTTCCCGAATTTAGGGAATACGAGCGCAGCTCAACCACGGTCATTAACGCCTATGTTGCGCCGAAAATGCGTACCTATATTCGGTACCTGCAGGATTCACTGCCACCAAGGTCGCTGCGCATCATGCAGTCCAATGGTGGCAGCATATCCGCCGAGACGGCGATGCGTGAATCGGTACGCACCATCTTGTCTGGGCCCGCCGGGGGCGCCGTAGCGGCACTGGAGATGGGAAAGGCTGCGGGTTTTGACAAGATCATGAGTTTCGATATGGGAGGCACCTCAACCGATGTAGCTTTGCTGGACCGAGCGCTGCCCATGACCATGGAATCTCACATTGCCGATCATCCCATCAAGGTGCCCATGATCAACATCCATACCGTGGGCGCCGGTGGAGGATCCATTGCTTGGGCTGATATGGGTGGCGCGCTGCGGGTAGGACCACAAAGCGCAGGAGCAGATCCAGGGCCAGCTTGTTATGGCTGCGGCCAGGATGTCACTGTGACTGATGCCAACCTTTATTTAGGACGGCTGGTCGCCGAGCATTTCCTTGGCGGCCACATGAGCTTGGACAAAAGCCGCATCAACGCGCCAATGAATCAGCTAGCAAAGGTTTTAGATGTCCCGGCAGATGAGCTCGCCGATGGCATTCTGCGCGTCGCTAATGCCACCATGGAGCGAGCATTAAGAGTCATTTCCGTAGAACGCGGACATGACCCCAGAGAATTCACCTTAGTCTGTTTCGGCGGAGCTGGGGGCTTACATGCCGCTGACCTCGCTCGCGAACTGGGCATATCGCAGGTCTTAATTCCTTGTCGACCGGGAACCTTGTCTGCCTCAGGCATGTTATTGGCTGATGTCATCAAGGATTATTCTCAAACCCTGATGCTTGGGGATACGTCGACAATGCTTGATGCATTGGCTGCCCCCCTAGAGACCTTACAACGCCGCGCCACTGAAGAATTAAAATCAGAAGGTATAAGGCCCTCACAAATCACGATCCAGGCATACGCCGATATGCGTTATCAGGGGCAGTCATTTGAGATCATGGTGCCGCTGGATGCCGATCCGATTGCTGGGTTTCATCGTCTGCATGAAAAACTCTATGGCTATTGCGACCCGCAAAAACCCACAGAAATGGTGACCCTCAGAGTGCGTGCCATCGGCGAGCCGGCCAAGCCCCCGATGGAACGCATTAAATCTGGAGAAGCCTCGCCGCCGCATGCGCAACTGGGTACACAAACCGTCTATTTTGATGGTGAGTGGCTGGATACAACGATTTGGGACAGGAAAGCCTTATTGGCCGGGAATCAGATTCTCGGGCCTGCCATTATCGTGGAATACACCTCGACGGTGGTGGTCCCGCCGTTTGCGCACTTGCGTGTCGATGACTGGGGTAACCTCATTTTGCAGATAAAGACATCTGAGGAAGCAAACTGA
- a CDS encoding metal ABC transporter ATP-binding protein: MTDNSLHEPQWALHIEDLTVAYDATPVLWDIDLNIPPGVMAAVVGPNGSGKSTLLKTALGLVRPVAGHVRFLGRTAKQMGARIGYVPQRHSVDWDFPTTVRDVVEMGLYAQVGWFRRPSAADRQRALDALAEVGMQDFADRQISRLSGGQQQRVFIARALVQEAPIILLDEPLAGVDATTENIIMSLLQRLRDLGRTIIVVHHDLTTVQSYFDWMVIMNVRVIAQGPLHQVYNQENLHAAYGRQLAAIAATP; this comes from the coding sequence ATGACTGATAACAGCCTGCATGAGCCGCAATGGGCCCTTCATATCGAGGATTTAACAGTCGCCTATGATGCCACGCCGGTATTATGGGATATCGACTTAAATATTCCTCCCGGCGTCATGGCTGCCGTCGTTGGGCCCAACGGGTCGGGCAAATCGACTCTACTCAAAACCGCTCTAGGACTGGTTAGACCGGTGGCAGGCCATGTGCGCTTTTTGGGGCGCACAGCGAAACAAATGGGGGCACGCATTGGCTATGTACCCCAACGGCATAGTGTCGATTGGGATTTTCCTACCACGGTGCGCGATGTCGTGGAAATGGGGCTTTATGCGCAAGTAGGCTGGTTTCGTCGACCGAGCGCTGCCGACCGCCAGCGCGCTCTGGATGCGCTGGCTGAGGTCGGCATGCAAGACTTTGCCGATCGCCAGATCAGTCGCCTATCAGGCGGCCAGCAGCAACGCGTCTTTATTGCCCGCGCGCTGGTGCAGGAGGCGCCCATTATTCTTCTGGATGAACCCTTGGCGGGGGTGGATGCCACCACAGAAAATATCATCATGAGCCTACTGCAAAGGCTGCGTGATCTGGGGCGCACCATCATCGTTGTGCATCATGACCTGACAACCGTACAGTCCTACTTTGACTGGATGGTGATCATGAATGTTCGTGTGATCGCCCAAGGGCCTTTGCATCAGGTCTACAACCAAGAAAACTTGCATGCTGCCTATGGCCGGCAGTTAGCGGCTATTGCCGCGACCCCCTAA
- a CDS encoding metal ABC transporter solute-binding protein, Zn/Mn family gives MRFKIGTSSWAAPLLCAWFALTVPHIGSAQEPLRVLTTVGMIADVARNVAGDCAEVQALMGSGSDPHLYRASASDVNRLARAELIFYVHPALEARLAEVLRDMRGRVPTVGLVDAAYAREELLDDPDEPGAVDPHLWMDTSRWARIIPVISDAVIEQRPACASDIRARAEAYTSQLAALHDWVTSAIGSIPEDRRMLVTAHDAFEYFGEAYGMEASEAIEGISTESEASIGDIRAVARFVVENQIPAVFVETTINPRTIEALVAEVRSKGHDVRIGGELFSDAMGRQGTVEGTYIGMIRHNTMTITEALGGEVPPWPNALSDWAHAWGLAPSP, from the coding sequence ATGCGTTTTAAAATCGGGACTTCATCTTGGGCCGCGCCCCTACTTTGCGCCTGGTTTGCCCTAACCGTGCCACACATTGGTAGTGCCCAAGAGCCATTAAGGGTGTTGACCACGGTTGGAATGATCGCCGATGTGGCGCGTAATGTCGCTGGAGACTGCGCTGAGGTTCAAGCCTTGATGGGGTCTGGCAGCGACCCCCACCTCTATCGCGCAAGCGCATCGGACGTGAACCGCCTGGCACGGGCAGAATTGATTTTCTATGTTCACCCCGCATTGGAAGCGCGCCTGGCCGAGGTGCTTCGTGACATGCGTGGCCGCGTTCCAACCGTCGGTCTGGTAGATGCCGCTTATGCCCGCGAGGAACTGCTGGATGATCCCGATGAGCCCGGCGCGGTCGATCCACATCTGTGGATGGATACCAGCCGTTGGGCACGTATCATCCCTGTCATCAGCGACGCAGTCATTGAACAACGTCCGGCCTGCGCCAGTGATATTCGCGCTCGCGCCGAGGCGTACACCTCACAGTTGGCGGCCCTACATGACTGGGTGACTAGCGCCATTGGCTCTATTCCAGAGGATCGCCGCATGCTGGTCACCGCCCATGATGCTTTTGAATACTTTGGTGAGGCTTATGGCATGGAGGCCAGCGAGGCCATTGAGGGTATCAGCACTGAGTCAGAGGCCAGCATTGGCGATATCCGCGCGGTTGCACGATTTGTTGTGGAGAACCAAATTCCTGCTGTGTTCGTCGAGACGACCATTAATCCCCGCACCATCGAAGCCTTGGTTGCTGAAGTGCGTTCAAAAGGACACGATGTGCGCATCGGTGGTGAACTATTTTCTGATGCTATGGGTCGCCAAGGTACAGTGGAAGGGACTTATATTGGCATGATCCGCCATAACACGATGACCATCACCGAGGCTTTGGGGGGCGAAGTACCCCCATGGCCAAATGCTCTGAGTGACTGGGCTCACGCATGGGGGCTTGCACCAAGCCCCTAA
- a CDS encoding cytochrome c, translating into MSVGLVSPVTLHAQGSAADGITPEVLFTATCGACHTLDKATGQRLNRADWEWVMDDMESYGMIWLTPVQRESIVDYLVDNYGRNVPR; encoded by the coding sequence GTGTCGGTGGGCCTTGTCAGTCCCGTTACCCTGCATGCTCAGGGTTCGGCAGCAGACGGCATCACCCCCGAGGTTTTGTTCACCGCCACTTGCGGTGCTTGTCACACCTTAGACAAGGCCACGGGTCAGCGCCTTAATCGCGCCGACTGGGAGTGGGTGATGGATGATATGGAGAGCTATGGAATGATCTGGCTGACTCCTGTGCAACGAGAGTCCATTGTTGACTACTTAGTTGACAACTATGGGCGTAATGTTCCCCGTTAG
- the moaB gene encoding molybdenum cofactor biosynthesis protein B has protein sequence MSEPIIPLSVAVLTISDTRNEETDTSGKTLVERLSSAGHHLVEKKIVPDDVYRIRAEVSAWIADPKVHVILTNGGTGFAGRDSTPEAVSVLFDKHIEGFGELFRQVSWDEIGSSTIQSRCLGGFANGTLIFCLPGSTGACKTAWDKIICEQLDSRHLPCNYVNVLMPGKGAHA, from the coding sequence ATGTCTGAGCCCATAATCCCCTTGTCAGTCGCCGTACTGACCATCTCTGATACCCGTAACGAAGAGACCGATACCAGCGGCAAGACGCTGGTTGAGCGCCTGAGTAGTGCGGGTCATCACTTGGTTGAGAAGAAAATTGTCCCCGATGACGTGTATCGCATACGTGCCGAGGTTTCTGCTTGGATCGCTGATCCCAAAGTGCATGTCATTTTGACCAATGGGGGAACGGGGTTTGCCGGCCGCGACTCCACGCCCGAAGCCGTATCCGTACTTTTTGATAAGCATATTGAGGGTTTTGGCGAATTATTTCGTCAGGTGTCTTGGGATGAAATCGGCAGCTCTACGATTCAAAGTCGCTGTCTGGGTGGTTTTGCTAATGGCACGCTGATTTTTTGTTTGCCGGGCTCAACCGGAGCCTGCAAAACAGCTTGGGATAAGATTATCTGTGAACAGCTGGATAGTCGGCATTTGCCCTGTAACTACGTCAATGTCCTGATGCCAGGCAAGGGTGCGCATGCCTGA
- a CDS encoding tRNA threonylcarbamoyladenosine dehydratase, producing the protein MSTPQEISNITAQQASRGHTEPRRFTGIMRLYGDRAVQRLTQARVLVAGVGGVGSWTVEALARSGVGTLILVDLDHVTESNINRQIHALDSTVGAAKVQVMAKRAREINPEIQISIIEDFITEENASQLIQGADVVVDAVDHVLAKVGMVVACREAGIPLILSGAAGGKKDPGCVRLDDVAKTEHDALLAKLRKRLRASHGFPKDLKVPFGIPAVYCQESALLPSTTVSEAEDGPQGLSCSGYGSSVAVTATMGLRAAAWVLNHLSRSCAEPS; encoded by the coding sequence ATGAGTACGCCCCAAGAAATCTCCAATATAACGGCTCAACAAGCTTCTCGTGGGCACACTGAGCCCCGACGATTCACGGGCATCATGCGCTTGTATGGAGACCGGGCAGTGCAGCGACTCACGCAAGCACGCGTGCTCGTCGCCGGCGTTGGTGGTGTCGGCTCTTGGACGGTAGAGGCCCTAGCCCGCAGCGGCGTGGGCACGCTGATACTCGTGGATTTGGATCACGTCACCGAATCCAATATCAACCGCCAAATTCATGCGCTGGATTCCACCGTGGGAGCCGCCAAAGTGCAGGTGATGGCAAAGCGGGCCCGCGAGATCAATCCGGAAATCCAAATCAGTATCATTGAAGATTTCATTACCGAGGAGAATGCCTCACAGCTTATCCAAGGGGCTGATGTGGTTGTTGATGCAGTTGACCATGTGCTTGCAAAAGTGGGCATGGTAGTCGCCTGTCGAGAAGCGGGTATCCCGCTCATTCTCTCGGGCGCTGCTGGCGGCAAAAAAGACCCCGGATGTGTGCGCTTGGATGATGTGGCTAAAACCGAGCACGATGCGCTGTTGGCGAAACTGCGCAAACGACTGCGCGCCTCCCATGGTTTTCCGAAGGATCTTAAAGTCCCTTTCGGCATTCCAGCGGTTTATTGCCAGGAATCCGCACTACTGCCATCGACAACGGTGAGCGAGGCTGAAGACGGACCTCAAGGATTGAGCTGTTCTGGCTATGGTTCCAGCGTAGCGGTAACAGCGACAATGGGACTACGTGCCGCTGCTTGGGTTCTTAACCACCTCAGCCGAAGTTGCGCCGAACCTTCTTAG
- a CDS encoding hydantoinase B/oxoprolinase family protein, which produces MRISPILMPVFRHRFAAIAEEMGVSLNRTAYSPNIKERRDFSCAVFDRQGEMVAQAAHIPVHLGSMPLSVQAAIAKLRFEPGDMVMLNNPFEGGTHLPDITLVAPVFAEGDRPDFYVANRAHHSDVGGMTAGSMPLSCSLHQEGIIIPPVKIIKKGQMDADLMRFLLANVRTPKEREGDFTAQIMANHTGISRLEELLAKYGSAQVATYAEALNQHSERIMRACICALPNGETEFEDQLDDDGITHDPIRIHLRLRIDDDEVLLDFSQSSDQVKGSMNAVRAITLSASLYVFRSLVDDDIATNAGCQRPLHVITRPGSVLDAQYPAAVAGGNVETSQRIVDVILGALAQLSPERVPAAAQGSMNNVSIGGVDPRNREAFTYYETLAGGHGAHAQGPGESAMHSHMTNTLNTPVEAMEYSYPLRITEYALRRASGGQGAQVGGDGLIREIEMLSETEVTLLTDRRKTMPYGLLGGAAGQAGLNIRIAADGSTTALPGKIQVQLQAGERLRIETPGGGGYGQKPSETD; this is translated from the coding sequence ATGCGCATCAGCCCCATACTGATGCCCGTTTTCCGCCATCGTTTTGCTGCGATCGCTGAGGAAATGGGTGTCAGTCTCAATCGCACTGCTTACTCTCCCAACATCAAAGAGCGTCGGGATTTTTCCTGCGCGGTGTTTGATCGCCAAGGCGAGATGGTGGCTCAGGCCGCTCATATTCCGGTACACCTGGGTTCTATGCCCTTATCCGTGCAGGCAGCCATCGCCAAGCTGCGCTTTGAGCCGGGCGACATGGTGATGCTTAATAATCCCTTTGAGGGCGGCACGCATCTGCCGGATATCACCTTAGTGGCTCCGGTTTTTGCCGAGGGGGACCGCCCCGATTTCTATGTGGCCAATCGCGCTCATCACTCCGATGTCGGTGGCATGACCGCTGGCTCCATGCCCTTATCCTGCAGCCTGCATCAAGAAGGCATCATCATTCCTCCGGTAAAAATCATCAAAAAGGGCCAAATGGACGCCGACCTGATGCGCTTTTTATTGGCCAATGTACGCACACCCAAAGAGCGTGAGGGCGATTTCACAGCACAGATCATGGCCAACCACACGGGAATAAGCCGCCTTGAGGAACTCTTGGCGAAATATGGCAGCGCCCAAGTGGCGACTTATGCCGAAGCGCTGAATCAACATTCTGAGCGCATCATGCGAGCATGCATCTGCGCATTACCCAATGGTGAAACCGAGTTTGAGGATCAACTCGATGATGATGGCATCACCCATGACCCAATCCGCATTCATCTCAGACTGCGTATTGACGACGATGAAGTCCTACTGGATTTCTCACAAAGCTCGGATCAGGTTAAGGGCAGCATGAACGCGGTGCGAGCCATCACACTGTCTGCATCGCTCTATGTGTTTCGTAGTTTGGTGGATGATGACATTGCCACCAATGCAGGATGTCAGCGCCCGTTGCACGTGATCACGCGCCCCGGTTCCGTGCTGGATGCGCAATACCCCGCCGCGGTGGCCGGAGGTAATGTAGAGACCTCACAACGCATCGTCGATGTGATACTTGGCGCTCTGGCTCAGCTCAGCCCCGAGCGGGTCCCGGCAGCCGCCCAAGGCAGCATGAATAACGTCAGTATTGGCGGAGTTGATCCCCGCAATCGTGAAGCTTTCACCTATTACGAAACCTTAGCCGGCGGACATGGCGCGCATGCCCAGGGCCCAGGTGAATCGGCAATGCACTCGCACATGACCAATACCTTGAACACGCCTGTCGAGGCTATGGAATACAGTTATCCGCTGCGCATCACCGAGTATGCGCTGCGGCGGGCTTCAGGCGGACAGGGAGCACAAGTCGGTGGCGACGGCTTGATTCGAGAAATCGAAATGCTAAGCGAAACCGAGGTGACGCTATTAACCGATAGACGCAAAACAATGCCTTATGGACTGCTTGGCGGCGCAGCAGGCCAAGCGGGCCTCAATATTCGGATCGCTGCGGATGGAAGCACCACGGCTTTGCCCGGAAAAATACAGGTACAACTACAAGCCGGTGAGCGCCTGCGTATCGAGACCCCAGGCGGTGGCGGTTATGGCCAAAAACCCAGCGAAACCGACTAA
- a CDS encoding histidine phosphatase family protein — protein MRFGLFKSYLLIAALSLLPISTLSAQSPLDSDRLLQALTEGGYVIYWRHAATDHSQGDRDLRDMRRCETQRNLSEFGRAQARRVGAGFESLGIPVGEIVSSPFCRNWETAELAFGRYEIANDLWNLPASAASPSSQRELVERLQQRLSTPPSDASQNTVIIGHNLNLQAAARVRIDEGGIAVFKPLGDGRTRFMGTLVPEDF, from the coding sequence ATGAGATTCGGTCTTTTCAAATCATATCTGTTGATAGCGGCACTATCGCTACTCCCAATATCAACGCTCTCAGCGCAATCGCCTTTAGACTCAGATCGCCTGCTTCAGGCGTTAACTGAGGGCGGTTATGTGATCTACTGGCGCCATGCTGCCACCGATCACAGTCAGGGAGATCGCGATCTGCGCGATATGCGGCGCTGTGAAACTCAGCGCAATCTGTCTGAGTTTGGGCGGGCGCAGGCCCGTCGCGTTGGTGCTGGCTTTGAGTCTCTGGGAATCCCTGTGGGAGAAATTGTCTCCAGCCCCTTTTGCCGAAATTGGGAAACCGCCGAATTGGCTTTTGGTCGTTATGAGATCGCCAATGATCTTTGGAATCTGCCAGCCTCGGCAGCCAGTCCATCGAGCCAGCGGGAATTGGTGGAGCGTCTGCAGCAGCGACTGAGTACTCCGCCATCAGACGCTTCGCAAAATACCGTCATTATCGGCCATAACTTGAACCTGCAAGCGGCAGCAAGAGTGCGTATTGATGAGGGAGGTATTGCGGTATTTAAACCCCTAGGAGATGGGCGTACTCGCTTTATGGGGACCTTGGTGCCTGAAGACTTTTAG